A genome region from Bacillaceae bacterium IKA-2 includes the following:
- the ilvN gene encoding acetolactate synthase small subunit, with translation MKRIITATVNNISGVLNRVTGMLARRNYNIESITVGHTENPTISRMTFVIIVDNKRSIEQVIKQLNKQVDVLKVSDITDESIVSRELALIKVFANAQQRGELAALINPFRGSILDVGKESITVEITGDQQKVEALIDLLHPYGIKELARTGITAFKRGHKITNTDQRVVFI, from the coding sequence ATGAAGCGCATTATTACTGCGACAGTAAACAATATTTCAGGTGTTTTAAACCGAGTCACTGGAATGCTAGCGAGAAGAAACTATAACATTGAAAGTATTACTGTTGGACATACTGAAAATCCAACTATATCAAGAATGACTTTCGTAATTATTGTTGATAACAAAAGAAGTATTGAGCAAGTGATTAAGCAATTAAACAAACAAGTTGATGTACTGAAAGTTTCAGACATTACTGATGAATCAATTGTTTCACGTGAATTAGCGCTTATTAAAGTATTCGCAAATGCACAACAGCGAGGAGAGCTCGCAGCATTAATTAACCCGTTTCGTGGGTCCATCTTAGATGTGGGTAAAGAAAGTATCACTGTTGAAATCACAGGAGATCAGCAAAAAGTTGAGGCATTAATTGATTTATTACATCCGTATGGAATTAAAGAACTAGCTCGAACGGGAATAACAGCTTTTAAGCGAGGCCATAAAATTACAAATACTGACCAACGAGTCGTGTTTATTTAA
- a CDS encoding 2-isopropylmalate synthase, whose protein sequence is MRKINVFDTTLRDGEQSAGVNLNFEEKLEIARQLERLNVDIIEAGFPASSKGDFRSVKAIADEIRGCSVTGLSRSIQRDIDTTWEALKGGVEPRLHVFIATSPIHMTYKLKQTPDEVVETAVQSVKYAAKFFPHIQWSAEDACRSDLDFLVRIIERVIDAGASVINIPDTVGYITPHEIGHVFNYLKENVPNIDRAILSTHCHDDLGMAVANSLSAIEHGAGQVECTINGIGERAGNASLEEIVVALKIRGDYYNAETRLKLDEIKRTSVLVSKLTGMVVPNNKAIVGNNAFAHESGIHQDGVLKEKTTYEIITPELVGISSNRMVLGKHSGRHAFKDKIKELGYSVNDEELNRLFVAFKDLADKKKEITEDDIFAILTDERVASAVEYYKVKQLQVNYGTNNIPTATITMTSPEGNELQEAATGSGSVEAIYNTLERMIASPVKLLDYRIQSVSGGRDALAEVYVKIKFQDVETSGRGTAHDVLEASAKAYVNAVNRVLNRKLKEEGTTEKVHL, encoded by the coding sequence GTGCGAAAAATTAATGTCTTTGATACGACATTAAGAGACGGTGAGCAATCAGCAGGTGTAAATTTAAATTTTGAAGAAAAGCTTGAAATCGCCAGACAACTAGAACGATTAAATGTCGATATTATTGAAGCGGGATTTCCCGCTTCATCAAAAGGTGATTTTCGTTCTGTAAAGGCTATTGCCGATGAAATTAGAGGTTGTTCCGTCACGGGCTTATCCCGCTCTATTCAAAGAGATATCGATACAACGTGGGAAGCATTAAAAGGTGGGGTTGAACCTAGACTGCATGTTTTTATTGCAACATCTCCAATTCATATGACTTATAAATTAAAGCAGACGCCAGATGAAGTTGTTGAAACAGCTGTTCAATCGGTGAAATATGCAGCTAAGTTTTTTCCACATATTCAGTGGTCAGCAGAAGACGCATGCCGATCAGACTTAGACTTTTTAGTACGGATTATTGAACGTGTCATTGATGCGGGAGCATCGGTAATAAATATTCCAGACACGGTTGGTTATATTACACCACATGAAATTGGTCATGTTTTCAACTATTTAAAAGAAAACGTCCCAAACATTGATCGAGCGATTCTTTCCACTCACTGTCATGATGATTTAGGGATGGCAGTTGCTAATTCACTATCAGCAATTGAGCACGGGGCAGGTCAAGTAGAATGTACGATAAATGGAATTGGTGAGCGCGCTGGAAATGCTTCATTAGAAGAAATTGTCGTTGCCCTGAAAATTCGTGGTGATTATTATAACGCCGAAACTCGCCTTAAACTAGATGAAATTAAAAGAACGAGTGTCCTCGTTAGTAAATTAACGGGAATGGTCGTACCTAACAATAAAGCTATCGTTGGAAATAACGCATTTGCCCATGAGTCTGGTATTCACCAAGATGGTGTTCTAAAAGAAAAAACAACATACGAAATTATTACTCCAGAGCTTGTTGGTATTTCTTCAAACCGAATGGTATTAGGGAAGCATTCAGGACGTCATGCCTTTAAAGATAAAATTAAAGAGTTAGGTTATAGCGTCAATGATGAAGAATTAAACCGACTGTTTGTTGCATTTAAAGATTTAGCAGATAAAAAGAAAGAGATTACTGAAGATGATATTTTTGCAATCCTTACTGATGAAAGAGTTGCTTCAGCAGTAGAGTACTATAAAGTTAAACAATTGCAAGTCAATTATGGGACTAATAATATCCCAACAGCGACAATTACAATGACCTCTCCTGAGGGTAATGAACTTCAAGAAGCTGCGACTGGCTCAGGAAGTGTAGAAGCGATTTATAATACATTAGAACGGATGATTGCATCTCCTGTAAAACTTTTAGATTATCGCATTCAATCTGTTAGTGGTGGAAGAGATGCATTGGCAGAAGTTTATGTGAAAATAAAATTCCAAGATGTTGAGACGAGTGGTCGAGGAACTGCCCATGATGTTTTAGAAGCGTCAGCAAAAGCTTATGTTAATGCGGTTAACCGCGTCCTAAATCGTAAGTTGAAAGAAGAAGGAACGACAGAAAAAGTTCATTTGTAA
- the ilvC gene encoding ketol-acid reductoisomerase translates to MAKVYYNGDVNEEVLTGKKVAVIGYGSQGHAHALNLKESGVDVVVGLRQGGSWDKAVADGHTVVSVSEAAAQADIIMILLPDEDQPKTYQAEIEPNLEAGNALVFAHGFNVHFSQITPPTNVDVFLVAPKGPGHLVRRTYTEGAGVPALIAVYQDATGKGKELALAYAKQIGAARAGVLETTFQEETETDLFGEQAVLCGGTSALVKAGFETLVEAGYQPEVAYFECLHELKLIVDLMYEGGLEGMRYSISGTAQWGDFVSGPRIVTDQTKQAMKDILSDIQTGKFAKSWILENQANRPEFNAINARENKHPIEVVGRELREMMPFVKANKGGVKSAKN, encoded by the coding sequence ATGGCAAAGGTATATTATAACGGAGATGTAAATGAAGAGGTATTGACAGGGAAAAAGGTAGCAGTAATTGGTTATGGATCACAAGGTCACGCACACGCATTAAACTTAAAAGAAAGCGGCGTTGATGTTGTTGTCGGTTTACGTCAAGGTGGTTCATGGGATAAAGCAGTTGCAGACGGACACACAGTCGTATCTGTGAGTGAAGCAGCAGCTCAAGCTGATATAATTATGATACTTTTACCAGATGAAGATCAACCAAAAACTTATCAGGCAGAAATTGAACCGAATTTAGAAGCAGGAAACGCATTAGTATTTGCACACGGATTTAACGTTCACTTTAGCCAAATTACACCACCGACCAACGTCGACGTATTTCTAGTAGCTCCAAAAGGGCCAGGCCATTTAGTCCGTAGAACGTATACAGAAGGTGCTGGAGTTCCTGCACTAATTGCTGTTTATCAAGATGCAACAGGTAAAGGAAAAGAATTAGCACTCGCATATGCTAAACAAATTGGTGCAGCACGTGCAGGTGTTCTTGAAACAACATTCCAAGAAGAAACAGAAACAGATCTTTTTGGAGAGCAAGCAGTTCTATGTGGTGGAACAAGTGCTTTAGTAAAAGCTGGTTTTGAAACATTAGTTGAAGCAGGCTACCAACCAGAAGTTGCTTATTTTGAGTGTTTACATGAATTAAAGCTAATTGTTGACTTAATGTATGAAGGTGGACTAGAAGGAATGCGTTATTCAATATCTGGTACAGCTCAGTGGGGAGATTTTGTTTCAGGACCACGTATTGTAACTGACCAAACTAAGCAAGCAATGAAGGATATTTTATCAGACATTCAAACTGGAAAGTTCGCAAAAAGTTGGATTTTAGAAAACCAAGCAAATCGTCCTGAATTTAATGCCATTAATGCAAGAGAAAATAAACATCCAATTGAAGTAGTTGGAAGAGAACTTCGTGAAATGATGCCTTTCGTTAAAGCTAATAAGGGAGGGGTCAAAAGTGCGAAAAATTAA
- the ilvD gene encoding dihydroxy-acid dehydratase: MRSDMIKKGIDRAPHRSLLRATGVKEEDMNKPFIAVCNSYIDIIPGHVHLNKFAEVVKAAIREAGGVPFEFNTIGVDDGIAMGHIGMRYSLPSRELICDSAETVINAHWFDGVFYIPNCDKITPGMIMASVRTNVPSVFVTGGPMEAGRTKDGKSLSLASVFEGVGAFQAGKMSREELLEIEQSACPTCGSCSGMFTANSMNCLMEMVGIALPGNGTIVATSDDRKILIKDAAKHLMNLIEKDIKPRDIITKEAIDDAFALDMAMGGSTNTVLHTLAIAHEAGIEYDLKRINEVAERVPYLSKISPASDYSMQDVHNAGGVSAIIKELCSIEGAIHPDRITITGKSVYENVKDAEITNDEVIRRKENPYSPVGGLSILFGNIAPDGGVIKVAGVDPSIKIFKGEAIVFNSQDEALEGIENGSVKAGHVVVICYEGPKGGPGMPEMLAPTSSIIGRGLGKDVALITDGRFSGASRGISIGHISPEAAEGGPIAFVENGDRIIIDLPNRSINLDISEEELTNRKKAWIAPELKVKKGYLARYSKLVTSANTGAVMKV, from the coding sequence ATGCGCAGTGATATGATAAAAAAAGGTATAGATCGTGCCCCTCACAGAAGCTTGCTAAGGGCAACAGGAGTGAAGGAAGAAGATATGAACAAACCGTTTATCGCAGTTTGTAATTCATATATTGATATTATTCCAGGACACGTTCATTTGAATAAATTTGCTGAAGTTGTCAAAGCAGCGATTAGAGAAGCCGGTGGAGTACCATTTGAATTCAATACCATTGGTGTTGATGATGGAATTGCGATGGGACACATTGGAATGAGATATTCGCTACCATCAAGGGAACTCATTTGTGACTCTGCTGAAACAGTCATTAATGCTCACTGGTTTGATGGAGTTTTTTATATCCCAAACTGTGATAAAATTACACCAGGAATGATAATGGCGTCAGTTCGTACCAATGTTCCTTCAGTATTTGTAACTGGCGGTCCAATGGAAGCAGGTCGCACAAAAGATGGAAAAAGTTTATCACTAGCTTCTGTTTTTGAGGGAGTTGGAGCATTTCAAGCAGGGAAAATGTCTCGAGAAGAATTGTTAGAAATTGAACAATCAGCATGTCCTACATGTGGATCATGTTCAGGGATGTTTACGGCAAACTCAATGAACTGTTTAATGGAAATGGTAGGCATAGCGTTGCCGGGAAATGGAACTATTGTAGCAACGTCAGATGATCGTAAAATATTAATTAAGGATGCTGCAAAGCATTTAATGAATTTAATTGAAAAAGATATTAAACCACGAGATATTATTACAAAAGAAGCTATTGATGATGCTTTTGCACTTGATATGGCAATGGGTGGTTCTACTAACACAGTATTACACACACTAGCAATCGCCCACGAAGCTGGAATTGAATACGACCTAAAGCGAATCAACGAAGTGGCAGAGCGAGTACCGTATTTATCAAAAATTAGTCCTGCATCTGATTACTCCATGCAAGATGTTCATAACGCGGGTGGGGTTAGCGCAATTATTAAAGAGCTTTGTTCAATAGAAGGAGCAATTCACCCAGATCGTATTACAATAACAGGGAAGTCAGTTTATGAAAATGTAAAAGACGCCGAAATTACGAACGATGAAGTTATTCGTCGCAAAGAAAATCCATATAGCCCTGTTGGCGGTTTATCAATTTTATTCGGAAACATTGCACCTGATGGTGGCGTGATTAAAGTAGCGGGTGTAGACCCTAGTATCAAAATATTTAAGGGTGAAGCAATTGTGTTTAACTCTCAAGATGAGGCGTTAGAAGGAATTGAGAATGGCAGTGTTAAGGCAGGACACGTCGTCGTTATTTGTTACGAGGGACCTAAAGGTGGACCAGGAATGCCAGAAATGCTTGCGCCAACTTCTTCTATTATCGGTAGAGGCTTAGGTAAAGATGTTGCTTTAATTACTGATGGAAGATTTTCAGGTGCTTCTAGAGGGATTTCGATTGGACATATTTCCCCAGAAGCTGCAGAAGGCGGACCAATTGCTTTCGTAGAAAATGGCGATCGAATTATTATCGATCTGCCAAATCGTTCGATAAATCTTGATATTTCTGAAGAAGAGCTAACTAATCGTAAAAAAGCTTGGATAGCTCCAGAATTAAAAGTAAAAAAGGGCTATCTTGCCCGATATTCAAAGCTAGTAACTTCTGCCAATACTGGTGCTGTCATGAAGGTTTAA
- a CDS encoding metallophosphoesterase gives MKVLIISDSHGLDKELFKVLDRHKHEVDAIIHCGDSELPKKAFSEYEKLLIVEGNCDDDDAYEREIYYDLKPIKVFITHGHLYNVKFSAVNLSYRAEELGANLVCFGHTHIATAFQENNVVYINPGSFRLPKERNERSYVIVNYQNNCEIKVIFFDQKGNEIEDLNESFLLV, from the coding sequence ATGAAAGTTTTAATTATTAGTGATAGTCATGGATTAGATAAGGAACTTTTTAAAGTTTTAGATCGACATAAACATGAAGTCGATGCAATCATTCATTGTGGTGATTCCGAATTACCGAAAAAAGCATTTTCAGAATATGAAAAATTGCTTATTGTTGAAGGAAATTGCGATGACGACGATGCCTATGAAAGAGAAATCTACTACGACTTAAAACCAATAAAAGTTTTTATTACTCATGGACACCTTTATAATGTCAAATTTTCGGCAGTTAACCTGTCATATCGGGCTGAAGAGTTAGGGGCAAATCTCGTCTGCTTTGGACATACGCACATAGCGACAGCATTTCAAGAAAATAATGTAGTCTATATTAATCCAGGTAGCTTTCGTTTACCTAAAGAGCGAAACGAAAGAAGCTATGTAATTGTTAATTATCAAAATAATTGCGAAATAAAAGTTATTTTTTTTGACCAAAAAGGAAATGAAATTGAAGACTTGAACGAAAGCTTTCTATTAGTTTGA
- the ilvB gene encoding acetolactate synthase large subunit, whose protein sequence is MNTRLRKKDAVTNDKKQMMKGSSMLVEALKAEQVEIIFGYPGGAILPTFDEIYKDGIRHILARHEQGAIHAAEGYARVSGKPGVVVVTSGPGATNVVTGIADAMMDSLPLVVFSGQVATTVIGTDAFQESDIMGITMPITKHNYQVRNVNDIPRIIKEAFHIATTGRPGPVLIDLPKDISIQIGMFDYSQELHLPGYQPTTMPNKLQIRKLVEAVSQAKKPVILVGAGVLHAHGSEQLLEYVEEQQIPVASTLLGLGAFPGDHELFLGMAGMHGTYAANMAIYQSDLLISIGSRFDDRVTGNLEKFAPGAKIAHIDIDPAEIGKNIETKIPIVADAKEAIKELIAQNGVKGPNSVWNEDLKQLKEEYPLWYQEDPEVIKPQQLIECIYEQTNGEAIVTTDVGQHQMWAAQFFKFKKPNRWVTSGGLGTMGFGFPAAIGAQLAEPKTPVIAVMGDAGFQMTLQELSLLQEMKLPLKLVIVNNGCLGMVRQWQQLFFEERYSNSLMPVQPDFVKLADAYDIKGMRVDKVADLEKAVAEMLAHDGPVLVDFRVAERENVYPMVATGKGLHEMIGVKPE, encoded by the coding sequence ATGAACACCAGGTTGAGGAAAAAAGACGCTGTAACAAATGATAAAAAACAAATGATGAAAGGCTCGTCAATGCTGGTTGAGGCTTTAAAAGCTGAACAGGTGGAAATTATTTTTGGTTATCCAGGTGGAGCGATTTTACCTACATTCGACGAAATATACAAAGACGGTATTCGTCATATTTTAGCAAGACATGAGCAGGGAGCTATCCATGCTGCTGAGGGATATGCAAGAGTATCTGGAAAGCCAGGGGTTGTCGTAGTTACAAGTGGACCTGGTGCAACAAATGTGGTGACAGGAATTGCTGATGCGATGATGGATTCGCTACCATTAGTTGTATTCAGTGGGCAAGTTGCAACTACTGTAATTGGAACTGACGCATTTCAAGAATCGGATATTATGGGAATCACGATGCCAATTACGAAACACAATTATCAAGTTCGTAATGTAAATGATATACCAAGAATAATTAAAGAAGCGTTTCATATTGCTACAACAGGAAGACCTGGACCGGTTCTGATTGACCTACCGAAAGATATCTCTATTCAAATAGGCATGTTTGATTATAGTCAGGAACTACATTTACCTGGGTATCAGCCAACAACAATGCCAAACAAGCTACAAATTCGAAAACTAGTGGAAGCTGTCAGTCAAGCAAAAAAACCAGTGATTTTAGTAGGTGCAGGTGTTTTACATGCTCATGGTAGTGAACAATTATTAGAATATGTGGAGGAACAGCAAATCCCGGTTGCTAGTACGTTGCTTGGGTTAGGTGCATTTCCTGGTGACCACGAGTTATTTTTAGGGATGGCCGGGATGCATGGAACATATGCAGCTAATATGGCTATTTACCAAAGCGATTTATTAATTAGTATAGGTAGCCGATTTGATGATCGAGTAACTGGTAATCTTGAAAAGTTTGCACCCGGTGCAAAGATTGCGCACATTGATATTGACCCTGCTGAAATCGGCAAAAATATTGAAACGAAAATTCCGATTGTCGCCGATGCGAAAGAAGCTATAAAAGAATTAATTGCCCAAAATGGAGTAAAAGGACCAAATTCAGTTTGGAACGAGGATTTAAAACAACTTAAAGAAGAATATCCGCTTTGGTATCAAGAAGATCCGGAAGTTATTAAGCCACAGCAGCTAATTGAGTGCATTTATGAACAAACAAATGGCGAAGCAATTGTTACAACTGACGTTGGTCAGCATCAAATGTGGGCGGCACAATTTTTTAAATTTAAAAAGCCTAATCGTTGGGTCACATCTGGTGGTCTAGGAACAATGGGCTTTGGCTTCCCAGCCGCAATTGGCGCACAATTAGCAGAGCCAAAGACACCAGTTATTGCAGTTATGGGTGATGCAGGTTTTCAAATGACTTTACAAGAACTTTCCCTTCTCCAAGAAATGAAGCTACCTCTTAAGTTAGTTATTGTAAACAATGGCTGTTTAGGGATGGTTCGGCAGTGGCAACAGTTATTTTTTGAGGAGCGCTACTCGAATTCATTGATGCCGGTTCAACCAGATTTCGTAAAGCTTGCAGATGCCTATGACATTAAAGGTATGAGAGTTGATAAAGTAGCTGATTTAGAGAAAGCCGTAGCAGAAATGTTAGCCCATGATGGACCAGTGTTAGTAGATTTCCGCGTTGCAGAAAGAGAAAATGTTTATCCAATGGTAGCGACAGGTAAAGGGTTACATGAAATGATAGGAGTGAAGCCGGAATGA